In one Hoplias malabaricus isolate fHopMal1 chromosome X1, fHopMal1.hap1, whole genome shotgun sequence genomic region, the following are encoded:
- the LOC136676020 gene encoding zinc finger E-box-binding homeobox 1-like isoform X3 — MATCAVRSFSNVSEAASDSDDEDKLHIVEEDSISDVPDEKPTVFQLGAAQQIHNGHTEDDGNLGPDALIRAVRVKEECITDEEDDEIQKNETQIQRNEGAIFQEDEQSTPERGGHDENGTPDEFSQLHTCPYCSRGYKRHTSLKDHIKLRHEKSKQDFSCSLCNYNCSYRTQLDRHMTSHKNGREQRAVTQSGGNRKFKCTECSKAFKYKHHLKEHLRIHSGEKPYECSNCKKRFSHSGSYSSHISSKKCVGSPPALNALSRSPGVKAALTLSRPTRILLREKVDISNKPLHEQLPPKQIKQEPINHELKPVTTSQVVTTTTATTNNGSAIPLQTAAPQGVVQTLVVPTVGLTQPISINLSDLQNALKAAMDGNMIRQVVASTNANGTAAKVVGQLQPQTQAVVVQTPHQQAQVISAISLPVVDQDGNAKIIINYNIDPQVATSKMNTVQPVIAPPTVAQAKLLQPNVTPPKVVHFNSTQTPKVLQVNSAQPPKVLQVNSTQLPKVVPINSTQPPKEAQANAAQPPKVVHVNSLQPPKVVQVNSTQLSKLVQVNSTQPNVTLTQMPGTTKPLPTQINILKPIQTGNSCKVPSIYKVTKLVQSLPTQTKFSQPTVLLLRRTDGSQGLVVRQLTTVHSNTQVIPAIDSKIIENMSSPEKAMVTEKQISPVQQKQAGEDSIAPNENCQPEDLSRSLLQEIQIKTEPMSPVEIEPDMQTDGEDTLQTEGERAERTIAKSIGSDFTTAHSGVACSDGFHNYATCLFCDSSPSSADILNCLNSNEQGSGISLSSLLGEGDSGPPVESLLPLLKAYSKDSHPSEEQLSRVAESVSLPLDVVSRWFQRMRSKKISLRPLGYPKTTEQTLENSSQDPSIDSPSQILNTPCEPHEDSSLNQKSVPSPLNLSANDLIIVKTEESEEEGQTEPLDLSLPKSSCNNANASNSTSASTNKPSLPAQEEPLNLTCLKKDALPGNTIYMTQPTTSPVNIVAASLPTLVAIAEPGGVPCIRAAFSTNKRTILIPQLSYTYATPSTNSKAITTTSANTSNTTATPPSADTQGTVILSGSQEAAKAGGECASAWDGQNDGDLSPNRKRRKLQCGQFACDLCDKIFQKSSSLLRHKYEHTGKRPHECGVCKKAFKHKHHLIEHTRLHSGEKPYQCDKCGKRFSHSGSYSQHMNHRYSYCKKEAPDQPGPTHTPSHLDSDERESEAEEEEEEDEEREGERDANEEMEFADFDMSEIRVVRVGEEFDEEEEEEEDGEEEQVTEEEDAMELQVEEIDALEEVVEIVDMGESVKKQNAEEMRKTVVTDCVERTEEGKNN, encoded by the exons TGAGGAGTTTCTCGAACGTGTCCGAAGCTGCGTCTGATTCTGACGATGAAGATAAACTTCACATTGTGGAGGAAGACAGTATTTCAGATGTTCCAGATGAAAAGCCAACAGTATTCCAGCTAGGTGCTGCACAACAGATACACAATGGACACACAGAGGATg ATGGGAACCTGGGGCCGGACGCTTTGATAAGAGCAGTCAGAGTTAAAG AGGAGTGTATAACCGATGAAGAGGATGATGAAATCCAGAAAAACGAAACACAAATACAGAGGAATGAAGGGGCCATTTTTCAAGAGGATGAGCAGAGCACACCAGAAAGAGGAGGCCATGATGAGAATG GTACTCCTGACGAGTTCTCTCAGCTGCACACATGTCCCTACTGTTCGCGAGGTTATAAGCGTCACACGTCTCTCAAGGATCACATCAAACTGCGCCATGAGAAGAGCAAGCAAGACTTCAGCTGTTCCCTCTGCAACTACAACTGCAGCTACCGCACACAGCTCGACCGTCACATGACCTCTCATAAAAATGGACGAGAACAG AGGGCTGTGACACAGTCAGGAGGAAACAGGAAGTTCAAGTGCACAGAGTGTTCTAAAGCCTTCAAATATAAACATCACCTGAAGGAACACCTGCGCATCCACAGCG GTGAAAAGCCTTATGAGTGTTCGAATTGTAAGAAGCGTTTTTCACACTCCGGCTCCTACAGTTCTCACATCAGCAGCAAGAAGTGTGTAGGATCTCCCCCTGCTCTAAACGCTCTGTCTCGCTCCCCCGGGGTCAAAGCTGCTCTCACCCTCTCACGGCCCACACGCATCCTCTTGCGGGAGAAAGTGGATATTAGTAATAAACCTTTACATGAACAGCTTCCACCCAAACAGATTAAGCAAGAGCCTATAAATCATGAACTTAAACCCGTCACAACTTCGCAAGTCGTGACCACAACCACCGCCACCACCAATAACGGGAGTGCCATTCCTCTTCAGACTGCTGCCCCTCAGGGTGTGGTACAGACTTTGGTTGTACCTACTGTGGGATTAACTCAGCCAATCAGTATTAACCTGAGTGATTTACAGAATGCACTGAAAGCAGCAATGGATGGAAACATGATCCGGCAGGTAGTGGCTAGCACAAATGCTAACGGAACTGCCGCTAAAGTTGTCGGTCAGCTACAGCCACAAACGCAGGCAGTGGTTGTGCAGACTCCTCATCAACAGGCACAGGTGATCTCTGCCATCTCCCTGCCAGTGGTGGATCAGGACGGGAATGCCAAAATTATCATCAACTACAACATAGACCCACAGGTCGCCACGTCAAAGATGAACACAGTGCAGCCTGTTATAGCACCGCCAACTGTGGCACAAGCAAAACTGCTGCAGCCAAATGTGACGCCACCAAAGGTGGTACATTTTAACTCAACACAAACTCCAAAGGTGTTACAAGTAAACTCAGCCCAGCCTCCAAAGGTGTTACAGGTGAACTCAACCCAGCTTCCAAAGGTGGTACCGATCAATTCCACCCAGCCTCCAAAGGAAGCACAGGCCAATGCAGCCCAGCCTCCTAAGGTGGTACACGTTAACTCATTACAGCCTCCAAAGGTGGTACAGGTTAACTCAACCCAGCTTTCAAAGTTAGTACAAGTTAACTCAACACAACCAAACGTTACTCTAACCCAAATGCCAGGCACCACTAAGCCATTACCTACGCAGATAAACATCCTTAAACCCATCCAAACAGGTAATTCCTGTAAAGTGCCATCTATCTACAAGGTAACTAAGCTGGTCCAATCGCTCCCTACGCAGACAAAGTTTTCACAGCCAACAGTGTTACTTCTGAGGAGAACGGACGGGTCGCAGGGTTTGGTAGTCCGACAGTTAACAACTGTGCATTCGAACACACAGGTAATTCCAGCCATAGACTCCAAGATCATAGAGAATATGTCAAGCCCTGAAAAGGCAATGGTGACAGAAAAGCAAATATCACCTGTTCAGCAAAAACAGGCTGGAGAAGATTCCATTGCTCCCAATGAGAACTGCCAGCCTGAAGACCTGAGCAGGTCTTTGTTACAGGAGATTCAGATCAAAACTGAGCCTATGTCTCCAGTTGAAATTGAGCCTGATATGCAGACAGATGGAGAAGACACCTTGCAGACGGAGGGAGAAAGAGCAGAAAGAACAATTGCAAAGAGCATAGGTTCAGACTTTACAACAGCTCACAGTGGAGTTGCTTGTAGTGATGGCTTCCATAACTATGCCACATGTCTTTTCTGTGACAGCAGTCCTAGCAGTGCTGATATACTCAACTGTCTCAACAGCAATGAGCAAGGATCTGGCATATCTCTCTCCTCCCTGCTCGGAGAGGGAGACTCTGGACCTCCAGTAGAGAGTCTTTTACCCCTCCTCAAAGCTTATAGCAAGGACTCACACCCCAGTGAGGAGCAGCTCTCTCGAGTTGCTGAGTCAGTCAGTCTGCCTCTGGATGTGGTCAGTAGGTGGTTCCAAAGAATGCGCTCCAAGAAGATATCACTCCGACCCCTGGGTTATCCCAAAACCACAGAGCAA ACTCTCGAAAACTCTTCACAGGACCCAAGTATCGACTCCCCATCCCAAATCCTCAACACTCCATGTGAACCCCATGAAGACTCTTCATTGAACCAGAAAAGTGTCCCTTCTCCACTCAACCTCTCCGCTAACGATCTCATCATTGTAAAGACAGAGGAGTCAGAAGAGGAAGGGCAAACTGAACCTCTGGACCTTTCTCTCCCAAAGTCCTCCTGCAACAACGCTAACGCCTCGAATTCCACGTCAGCATCCACCAACAAGCCATCGCTTCCTGCACAAGAGGAGCCTTTGAATCTCACCTGCCTCAAGAAGGATGCATTGCCTGGCAACACCATTTACATGACACAACCTACTACAAGTCCAGTAAACATCGTAGCAGCATCTTTGCCCACGTTGGTTGCCATAGCAGAGCCAGGCGGAGTCCCCTGCATCCGAGCTGCCTTCTCCACCAACAAACGCACCATCCTCATACCCCAGTTGTCCTACACCTATGCCACACCCTCAACTAACAGCAAGGCTATCACCACCACCTCCGCCAACACGTCCAACACCACTGCCACCCCGCCATCCGCAGACACACAGGGAACAGTCATACTTAGCGGCAGTCAG GAAGCGGCCAAAGCTGGAGGTGAATGTGCGTCGGCGTGGGACGGGCAGAATGACGGTGACCTCTCACCAAATAGAAAGAGGAGGAAGTTGCAGTGTGGCCAGTTCGCTTGTGACCTGTGTGACAAAATCTTCCAGAAGAGCAGCTCGTTGCTGCGACACAAATATGAACACACAG GTAAGCGTCCTCATGAGTGCGGCGTGTGTAAGAAGGCTTTTAAACATAAGCACCACCTGATAGAGCACACGCGTCTTCACTCCGGAGAGAAACCCTATCAGTGTGACAAGTGCGGCAAGCGCTTCTCCCACTCCGGCTCCTACTCCCAGCACATGAACCATCGCTACTCCTACTGCAAGAAAGAAGCTCCCGACCAACCAGGGCCAACCCACACTCCTTCACATCTCGACTccgatgagagagagagcgaggcggaggaggaggaggaggaagacgaGGAacgagaaggagagagagacgcCAACGAGGAAATGGAGTTTGCTGACTTTGACATGAGCGAAATAAGAGTGGTCAGAGTTGGGGAGGAATTtgatgaggaggaagaggaggaagaagatgGAGAGGAAGAGCAAGTGACGGAGGAAGAAGATGCCATGGAGCTGCAGGTTGAGGAAATAGACGCTCTAGAGGAAGTTGTGGAGATCGTGGACATGGGGGAGAgcgtaaaaaaacaaaacgcgGAGGAGATGAGGAAAACGGTGGTTACTGACTGCGTGGAAAGAACAGAGGAGGGAAAAAACAACTGA